The following DNA comes from Streptomyces sp. NBC_00273.
CCCTCTACGCCATCCTGGTGGCGGGCATCGGCGGCATGTACCTGCACACGGTCGCCCTCCAGATCGGCTCGGTGAACGGCGCCACGGCGGCCCTGGTCGTCGGCGAGACGGTTCTGCCCGGCGCGATCGGCGTCCTGTGGCTCGGTGACGCCTCCCGCCCGGGCCTCGCCTGGCTCGCGGTCCTCGGCTTCGTCATGGCCGTCGCCGGAGCGGTGGCCGTCGCCTGGTACGGCAAGCACGAGGGGGCCGACGAGGGCGCCGTCGCCCCGGTGCCGGAGCCGGTCGGCTGACCCACCGGCCGGCCGGGCTCCCTCACCCGGTCGGCCGCCCCCCGGTGGTGGCGCGGCAGTGACTGCCGCTTGCTGGACCAGGGGAGAGAGTGAGGGTTCGTGAGTTCCACGACCGATCGGCTCGATACGCCACGCGCGGCCGGGATGGCCGGAATCGCCTTCGCCCTGCTGCTCGGGGCGGCGATCGTCCTGATGCGGATCGCCGTCCCGTCGGGCAGCGCCGTCGACATGCCCATCGACCAGGACAAGCGCTGGGCCGTCCAAGTGTCACTGGAGATCGTGCCCTTCGCGGGCATCTTCTTCCTCTGGTTCATGGGCGCCCTGCGCGCGCATACGGGCGCGGCCGAGGACCGGTTCGTCGCCACCGTGTTCCTCGGCAGCGGATTCGTCTTCGTGGCCACCCTGTTCGCCTCCGCCGCGGCGGCGGGCACCGTGCTGGCCGAGGGAACGCCCTCCGATTTCGGCCGCCACTACGCCTACACCCTCCTCGCGACGTACGCCATGCGGATGGCGGCCGTCTTCGCCCTCGCGACCTCGACCATCGGGCGGATGCTCGGCGTCTTCCCGCGGCCACTGGCCCTGCTGGGCACCGTCGTCGGCCTGGTCCTGCTCGTGATCGGTTCCGGAGTGCCCTGGTCCGAGCTGGTGTTCCCGCTCTGGGCACTGATCCTCAGCCTGTACATCCTGCGCGTCCGGCGCGGCACCACCCACCGGCCTCCGACCCCCACCGAACCGCCCTGACCTGCGGATCCGTACTCCGGCAGGCGCCCTGTAAGCGCCGCGTGCATGCTGGTGGGAAGGGGAGGGCCCGGGGGGTCCGGGGGGTGACGGGGAGGGACGGCCAAGGGAAAGGCAGAACCGTCATGAGGCTTGTCGTCGACCTCAACCGCTGCCAGGGATACGCCCAGTGCGCATTCCTCGCTCCCGATGTCTTCGCCATGCACGGCGACGAGTCACTGCTCTACAACCCGGAGGCGGATCCGGCGCAGCGCGAGGACGTCATGCGTGCCGTGGCCGCCTGCCCGGTCCAGGCCATCCTTCTGGAGATCACGGACGAGGACATGGCGAACATGGTGGCCCCGGACGCCGTGGCCGGCGCCGGATCTCCTTCCGGAGGCGCGCGGTGACGAGTACAGGAACGCACGACGGATCCCTGGAGCGCCTCAAGCGCGAGGGCCGCATCGTCGTCGTCGGCGCATCCCTGGCCGGTCTGCGGGCCGCGGAAACCATGCGCGAGAAGGGTTTCGCCGGTTCGCTGACGATGATCGGCGACGAACCGTACGAGCCGTACGACCGGCCCCCGCTGTCCAAGCAGGTCCTGCTGGGCAACGCGGTCGCCGACCACACGGCGCTGCCCCGCCGCCGGGCGATCGACGCCGACTGGCGCCTCGGGGTCCCGGCCACGGGCCTGGACATGGCCGCCCGCCGGGTCGAGCTCGGCAACGGCGACGCGGTCGAGTACGACCGGCTGCTGATCGCCACCGGCGTGCGCGCCAGGCCCTGGCCCAACGCGGAGGAAGGCGCCCTCAAGGGCGTCTTCGTGCTGCGCACCCGCGACGACGGCGAAGGGCTGCAACGGGCCCTGGCCGCAGGTCCCCGCCGGGTGTTGGTCATCGGAGCCGGATTCACCGGGTCCGAGATCGCCTCCGCGTGCCGGGAGCGCGGCCTGGACGTCACCGTCGCCGAACGGGGCGATGCTCCGTTGGTCGGTGCGCTGGGCGGGGTGATCGGCGCGGTGGCAGCCGAGATGCACCGCGAGAACGGCGTCGACCTGCGTACGGGCGTCATGGTGACCTCGTTGGAGGGGGACCCCTCCGGGCGGGTCCGCGCCGCG
Coding sequences within:
- a CDS encoding ferredoxin, which gives rise to MRLVVDLNRCQGYAQCAFLAPDVFAMHGDESLLYNPEADPAQREDVMRAVAACPVQAILLEITDEDMANMVAPDAVAGAGSPSGGAR
- a CDS encoding NAD(P)/FAD-dependent oxidoreductase, which gives rise to MTSTGTHDGSLERLKREGRIVVVGASLAGLRAAETMREKGFAGSLTMIGDEPYEPYDRPPLSKQVLLGNAVADHTALPRRRAIDADWRLGVPATGLDMAARRVELGNGDAVEYDRLLIATGVRARPWPNAEEGALKGVFVLRTRDDGEGLQRALAAGPRRVLVIGAGFTGSEIASACRERGLDVTVAERGDAPLVGALGGVIGAVAAEMHRENGVDLRTGVMVTSLEGDPSGRVRAAHFSDGSTVEADVVVVSLGAQRNTEWLSGSGLGAGPRGIACDAGCRAFDVRGIVTDDIYVAGDVARSPHALFGYQFLSLEHWGNAVAQADTAAHNMLSASADRRPHLWVPAFWSSQFGVNIKSVGVPPMGTEILITQGSLAERRFAAAYGYQGRLIAAVTFDNCRWLPFYEQQIEATAPFPPPFSTVDRRPEGTKPMPADFPDPSVPTHGPTITLSGYSPADRKMTFTPGR